From the genome of Gracilinanus agilis isolate LMUSP501 chromosome 2, AgileGrace, whole genome shotgun sequence, one region includes:
- the LOC123234125 gene encoding LOW QUALITY PROTEIN: olfactory receptor 5AU1 (The sequence of the model RefSeq protein was modified relative to this genomic sequence to represent the inferred CDS: inserted 6 bases in 3 codons; deleted 1 base in 1 codon), translating into MERGNFSRIMELELWGFPSDPQLKKLLWGIFLVLAIITLMGNMTMFFSICVSSDLHTPMHFFLKSLSFLDFWCSSGIIPQFLVNFLVEKKVNSSLGCMAQXFFYGGFIITECSLIDAMADDHYAAIHNPVLYXKSVGVSLVAGSFVIGFLNSLVHTSCIFSLNFCEAPVITYFFLDAPPVLSLACEDTFLCEILLFIFAGITLLSTTSTILISFXFLTIMRMNSSEGRFKALSTCASHLLAVCLFFGTSLFMYLQPPSSYSLNQDCMVALTDTMVIPVLNPLIYSLRNKDVKEVLRKIWRGKQE; encoded by the exons atggagagagggaaCTTCAGCAGAATCATGGAATTAGAACTTTGGGGCTTCCCCAGTGACCCTCAGCTAAAGAAGCTGCTTTGGGGAATATTTTTGGTCCTG GCCATTATCACTCTGATGGGGAATATGACCATGTTCTTCTCGATCTGTGTGAGCTCAGATCTGCACACTCCCATGCATTTCTTCCTGAAGAGCCTCTCCTTCTTGGATTTTTGGTGCTCCTCAGGGATCATCCCCCAGTTCCTAGTGAACTTTTTAGTTGAGAAAAAGGTCAATTCCTCCCTAGGATGTATGGCTCA ATTTTTTTATGGTGGCTTTATAATAACAGAGTGCTCCCTCATAGATGCTATGGCCGATGACCACTATGCTGCCATCCATAATCCAGTACTCTA CAAATCTGTGGGTGTCTCTTTGGTTGCTGGATCCTTTGTTATTGGCTTTCTCAATTCCCTCGTTCACACAAGCTGTATCTTCAGTTTAAATTTCTGTGAAGCACCTGTAATCACTTACTTTTTCCTTGATGCACCCCCAGTTTTGTCCCTGGCTTGTGAAGACACCTTTCTTTGTGAGATTTTGCTCTTCATTTTTGCAGGCATCACTCTTCTGAGTACTACCTCCACTATCttgatttcctt cttcctcactaTCATGAGAATGAATTCTAGTGAAGGAAGGTTTAAAGCTTTGTCCACATGTGCCTCCCATCTCCTAGCTGTCTGCCTCTTCTTTGGGACATCTCTTTTCATGTACCTTCAGCCACCTTCCAGTTATTCCTTGAATCAAGACTGCATGGTTGCTCTGACAGACACAATGGTTATCCCAGTGTTGAATCCCCTGATCTATTCTCTGAGGAACAAGGATGTGAAGGAGGTGCTAAGGAAGATCTGGAGAGGAAAACAAGAATAG